A genomic region of Trifolium pratense cultivar HEN17-A07 linkage group LG3, ARS_RC_1.1, whole genome shotgun sequence contains the following coding sequences:
- the LOC123915568 gene encoding cytidine deaminase 1-like: MDRPVFTISPTEAKSMAESSSLTLPQLLPSLVTSAQSLARPPISNFRVAAVGLSQSGRILIGVNIEFPGLPLHHSIHAEQFLLTNLFLNNETNLHSFAVSAAPCGHCRQFLQELRGASDIQIIVTSESDPKFTSLSQFLPYRFGPHDLLPENAPLLLEPRNNGLKLKKKLANGVCNGNTVNEKLKIAALEALNKSHAPYSDSPSGVAILDCNGKIYKGCYVESAAFNPSLGPLQVAVVAFIAGGGGEYDEIVGAVLVEKDGAVVKQEGTVKLLLEAISPKCELQTFLCSYDQLN, encoded by the coding sequence ATGGATCGACCCGTTTTCACAATCTCACCCACCGAAGCCAAATCCATGGCCGAATCTTCATCCCTCACTCTCCCCCAACTCCTCCCATCACTAGTCACCTCAGCCCAATCCCTCGCCCGCCCACCCATCTCCAATTTCCGTGTCGCAGCAGTCGGACTTTCCCAATCGGGTCGGATCCTAATCGGAGTCAACATCGAATTCCCAGGTCTTCCTCTTCATCACTCCATCCACGCCGAACAGTTTCTCCTCACAAATCTCTTCCTCAACAATGAAACCAATCTCCACTCATTCGCCGTCTCCGCCGCACCTTGCGGCCATTGCAGACAATTCCTCCAAGAACTTCGCGGAGCATCCGATATTCAAATCATCGTAACATCCGAATCCGACCCGAAATTCACTTCACTGTCACAGTTTCTTCCTTATAGATTCGGACCACACGATCTTCTCCCTGAAAATGCTCCTCTGTTATTGGAACCACGTAACAATGGTttaaagcttaaaaaaaaactagcgAATGGTGTTTGCAACGGTAACACGGTTAATGAGAAGTTAAAGATTGCAGCTTTGGAAGCTTTGAATAAATCTCATGCTCCTTATAGCGATTCACCATCTGGGGTGGCGATTTTGGATTGTAATGGGAAAATTTATAAAGGTTGTTATGTTGAATCGGCGGCGTTTAATCCTAGTTTGGGTCCTCTTCAAGTTGCGGTGGTGGCGTTTATTGCTGGTGGTGGAGGTGAGTATGATGAGATTGTTGGTGCTGTGTTGGTGGAGAAAGATGGTGCTGTGGTGAAACAAGAAGGAACTGTCAAGTTGTTGTTGGAAGCTATTTCTCCAAAGTGTGAATTGCAAACTTTTCTCTGTTCCTATGATCAGTTGAATTGA